One Candidatus Eisenbacteria bacterium DNA window includes the following coding sequences:
- a CDS encoding T9SS type A sorting domain-containing protein, whose amino-acid sequence MKRAVFIALMAALLPSLSAAEGDLPPPTGLAASTDSCWGIYLSWDSLPDADSFYVRRGTNVFHVQDLFFRDTLAPAGSSQYWVAGFGSHGLGDSADVTGFRPSTPSAPASISASDTSCAMVRLDWSASAEADSYRVWRNGAPIATVDATVLFYEDGPPPGPYLYGVSAGSACGWSDSATATGERLDLPAPPGSVAASDTSCHFILVTWTDAPDEEGYRIYRDGAATPVAEPPADATAWADETVEAGVTHSYRVASVNRCGEASGGTAAGERIFGYPESPVNVEASDGRCDSIVVTWATATEPAGADSFIVYHREVGGAPAWIRVGAVTAPPYRVAHAPAPGTYAYYVAACNHCGCTPAAAASQDEGSRDAPPAGAPAFTSESDAEGCAGAPFRLVWKGVQGATSYTVIEGAIETPVGADTSWVGSLDGPGAHLFRVRAENHCGAGPESDPWEVKILIGPGAPATIVATDTLCGAVRLDWSASANADSYRVWRDGAPVTILDGAALSWVDSIAAGTYIYGVSAGNACGWSDSAVASGTSAGIPAAPSAVAASDTSCSFIYVTWSASADADSYRVWRDGAPAATLDGAATAYEDTVASGAYLYGVSAGNRCGWSDSTVAEGSTLPAPVPPAAVAASDTSCLFVFVAWDAVADADSYRVWRDGAPIAALDAPAAAYRDTVAPGAYLYGVSSRNTCGWSDSTVAEGRVLGVPAAPSAVTASDTACARIVVSWSASADADSYRVWRDGAPAATLGATIFTYEDSVPPGGYAYAVSAGNRCGWSDSTASIGLSLGPPPPLAALAASDDSCGFVRLVWGAVADADSYAVYRDGIPVAVIAETTLVDTAPPDAYLYAVAARNRCGDSPAAQDSGTRPPDPPQPPAGLSASSDSCGFVFVAWSPAADAISYDVLREGIPLGATADTLYRDDTALAGASYLYTVRASNSCGVSEESGAVTGARPPGPPAAPDSTGASTNRCDGILVSWTDVENEEWYVVLRDEAAADTLPAETLSWLDEAATPGTHVYRVGAFNGCSAAPSFGDSAEGFLLPAPPPVVDLDADSICGGVRLSWSDVDWEAGYVVVRRQDEEGVALDTLGADATFFEDFTADTGAVYEYGVGVFNGCHPEPAFGSWATGIRPWDGPAPPVGVSAGDGNCGSIRVDWLRSAHADGYRVFRDNVMIAVTESPLFADGEASPGTHLYKVKAYNSCDVSGFSDADAGSRPPDAPAPPENPNATDNNCKHIRVSWNDTANEDGYRIYRDGAGIPIIVLGPNTTSYEDNAVESGTHTYRIEAYNSCGVGSAGPVMGERILGYPMAPTDVSASDDRCDDILVTWSYPAGEMIDSFVVSFRDPAQTPNWEPVGVVYGAPLRYVHAPAPGSYEYRVVAFNECGSSPETAGSVDAGVRRGAPGVPADFTALPAEVCGGRPFTLSWRPVEGALSYELEEMEAGTTNTTDTSVTLTRPDAGTSAFRVRATGACGAGEWSGVREVEIQVLPEAPASPSATGDRCGAIRLGWTSVGTGGVWIETGTGTVFLDGPETWTDSLPEGGARSYPIGGWNACDTLAASDTVSGYAFPLALDAPDNVTASDGLCDSVEVKWDWNGDAVAVDSFRVVRYDGPLTSVIAVTDPSSPFRAVDRNAAAGRRYVYRVRALGRCAQAVGAPDTGWAETRPGSPTWDNPQSAACAGVPYLLRWTEVEGAEEYLLREAGSLVAVVDTIAFPLLPNGLGTFVYEVIARSGCGEGEPSDPWVLLVGEAPSPPSGVILDSSFCDSVVIEWEAQEDSVRIYRSDRVAPVWSGPGDGRFVDSPGRAVTYQLHGFNGCGESEGTAVALLRPRIRPASPASVTASNGFCDSVVVTWSFPSSDATIRRIEVRRARNDTTIVVADSLPPASRRFVDRGGEGTYTYEVCAVNVCGVSLPEETSRDDGGFLPTAPRGRFTSDSDAASCVGDSFYLFWEPWEGALDYRLSETVGSQEFPLATLGAGTTEWGGLAAAEGERAFRIRARGACGFGEKSDPWIVFVAGSPDPPVGLTASQGLCGRVRLAWRAGGSATERVAVYRDGGRIAEVEPPDTFFVDSTVTDGVTYAYEAAMENHCGASERSGPVAGASLPGLAPPVQEAPEEDAADLPVPVTLRWSAVEGAAGYTVRVEPAAGGAATTDTTLGAGETAFLLFGVEPGGSYRWRAATRSGCGVGVPSAWRAFSVGGAAPAALATRPLDGEIETPADVVIRVQFNFPIDPEGLASVRLLRGDTETAGEARLEENGAVLFFEPASPLAFGADYLFLFDGLRDAYGRPIEGRRSIAFTTQPALRPFGDLNGDYRRDLRDVLLADSILIGLRGVAPLPIDLVDLNGDYRFNVADMVMLGHALVEQGPSAPAAETALLPARIGVAAEPGDLPGRFRLILDIPVGSGAAACYLEVRSAGGSGRLISADAADDGSVRAWRAVAGGFIRALFTVEGGGLLPAAGPGEARIILEWEGAEPPERLRVERLVLGGGAEGQRFLAAGSPSVGRAEELRLVPNRPNPFNPFTEIHFYLPEPGDVRVVVYDLSGRVVAVLAEGPERSGWRVAAWDGRNRAGEPVASGTYFCRVECGARTRAIRMTLLR is encoded by the coding sequence ATGAAACGCGCGGTCTTTATCGCCCTCATGGCGGCGCTTTTACCGTCGTTGTCGGCCGCCGAGGGAGACCTTCCCCCGCCGACCGGCCTCGCCGCGTCGACCGACAGCTGCTGGGGGATTTACCTCTCCTGGGATTCGCTCCCGGACGCGGACTCTTTTTATGTGAGGCGCGGGACGAACGTCTTCCACGTGCAGGATCTTTTCTTCCGGGACACACTTGCTCCGGCCGGTTCGAGCCAGTACTGGGTGGCCGGCTTCGGCTCCCACGGCCTCGGCGACAGCGCCGACGTGACCGGTTTCCGGCCGTCGACCCCTTCCGCTCCCGCTTCGATCTCGGCGAGCGACACCTCATGCGCGATGGTCCGTTTGGATTGGAGCGCCTCGGCGGAGGCGGACAGTTACCGGGTATGGCGGAACGGCGCGCCGATCGCCACGGTGGACGCCACGGTCCTCTTTTACGAGGACGGGCCGCCGCCGGGACCGTACCTCTATGGCGTCTCCGCCGGGAGCGCCTGCGGGTGGTCCGACTCGGCGACGGCGACGGGTGAGCGGCTCGATCTTCCCGCGCCGCCGGGGAGCGTCGCGGCGTCGGACACGAGCTGCCACTTCATCCTCGTGACCTGGACGGACGCGCCGGACGAGGAGGGATACCGGATCTACCGGGACGGCGCGGCGACTCCCGTCGCCGAGCCTCCGGCGGACGCGACCGCCTGGGCGGACGAGACGGTCGAGGCGGGGGTGACCCACTCCTACCGGGTCGCCTCGGTGAACCGTTGCGGCGAGGCCTCGGGGGGGACGGCGGCGGGAGAGAGGATCTTCGGTTATCCCGAATCGCCGGTGAACGTCGAAGCCTCCGACGGCCGGTGCGACAGCATCGTCGTGACCTGGGCCACGGCGACGGAGCCGGCCGGCGCGGACAGCTTCATCGTCTATCACCGCGAGGTGGGCGGAGCGCCCGCGTGGATCCGCGTGGGCGCGGTGACGGCGCCCCCCTATCGGGTCGCCCACGCCCCGGCGCCGGGGACATACGCGTATTACGTGGCCGCCTGCAACCACTGCGGCTGCACCCCCGCCGCGGCGGCGAGCCAGGACGAGGGGAGCCGCGACGCCCCGCCCGCCGGCGCGCCCGCCTTCACCTCCGAAAGCGACGCCGAGGGGTGCGCAGGCGCTCCCTTCCGGCTCGTCTGGAAGGGCGTCCAAGGCGCGACCTCCTACACCGTGATCGAGGGCGCCATCGAGACCCCGGTCGGCGCCGACACCTCCTGGGTCGGTTCTCTGGACGGCCCCGGGGCGCATCTCTTTCGGGTGCGCGCCGAAAACCACTGCGGCGCGGGCCCCGAGAGCGATCCTTGGGAGGTGAAGATACTGATCGGGCCCGGGGCTCCGGCGACGATCGTCGCCACGGACACCCTCTGCGGCGCGGTGCGCCTCGACTGGAGCGCCTCGGCGAACGCGGACAGCTACCGGGTGTGGCGGGACGGCGCGCCGGTGACGATTCTGGACGGCGCCGCCCTCTCCTGGGTGGACTCCATCGCCGCCGGGACATACATCTACGGCGTTTCCGCCGGGAACGCCTGCGGCTGGTCCGACTCGGCGGTCGCCTCCGGAACCTCCGCCGGGATCCCCGCCGCGCCCTCGGCGGTGGCGGCGAGCGACACTTCCTGCTCCTTTATCTATGTGACGTGGAGCGCCTCGGCGGACGCGGACAGTTACCGGGTGTGGCGGGACGGCGCGCCGGCGGCGACGCTGGACGGCGCGGCCACCGCATACGAGGACACGGTCGCCTCCGGAGCCTATCTCTACGGCGTCTCGGCGGGGAACCGGTGCGGCTGGTCCGATTCCACCGTCGCCGAGGGGTCGACGCTCCCCGCGCCCGTCCCCCCCGCGGCGGTGGCGGCGAGCGACACCTCCTGTCTCTTCGTGTTCGTCGCCTGGGATGCGGTCGCAGACGCGGACAGCTACCGGGTGTGGAGGGACGGCGCGCCGATCGCCGCTTTGGACGCGCCGGCCGCCGCCTATCGGGACACGGTCGCTCCGGGCGCGTATCTCTACGGCGTGTCCAGCCGGAACACCTGCGGCTGGTCCGATTCCACCGTCGCCGAGGGACGCGTGCTCGGCGTCCCCGCCGCGCCCTCGGCGGTGACGGCGAGCGACACCGCCTGCGCGCGGATCGTCGTGTCCTGGAGCGCCTCGGCCGACGCGGACAGCTACCGCGTGTGGCGGGACGGCGCGCCGGCGGCGACGCTGGGCGCCACGATCTTCACCTATGAAGATTCGGTTCCGCCGGGCGGCTACGCCTACGCCGTCTCGGCGGGAAACCGATGCGGGTGGTCCGACTCGACCGCCTCGATCGGGCTCTCACTCGGCCCGCCGCCGCCGCTCGCCGCGCTCGCCGCGTCCGACGATTCCTGCGGCTTCGTCCGCCTCGTCTGGGGCGCCGTCGCCGACGCGGACTCCTACGCGGTCTACCGAGACGGAATCCCCGTCGCGGTGATCGCCGAGACGACCCTGGTCGACACGGCTCCGCCCGACGCCTATCTCTACGCCGTGGCGGCGCGGAACCGCTGCGGCGACTCCCCCGCCGCGCAGGACTCGGGTACACGGCCCCCCGATCCGCCCCAGCCGCCGGCCGGACTCTCCGCTTCGAGCGACTCCTGCGGTTTCGTTTTCGTCGCCTGGTCTCCGGCGGCGGACGCGATATCGTACGACGTCCTCCGCGAAGGCATCCCGCTCGGCGCCACGGCCGACACCCTGTACCGCGACGACACCGCGCTCGCGGGCGCCTCCTATCTCTACACGGTGCGCGCCTCGAACTCCTGCGGCGTCTCGGAGGAGAGCGGCGCCGTCACGGGCGCCCGTCCGCCCGGCCCGCCCGCCGCCCCCGACTCGACCGGCGCTTCCACGAACCGGTGCGACGGAATACTCGTCTCCTGGACGGACGTGGAGAACGAGGAGTGGTACGTGGTGCTCCGGGACGAGGCGGCGGCCGACACGCTCCCCGCGGAGACCCTCTCCTGGTTGGACGAAGCGGCGACGCCCGGGACGCACGTTTACCGTGTCGGCGCCTTCAACGGCTGTTCCGCCGCCCCTTCCTTCGGCGACTCCGCCGAGGGTTTTCTCCTTCCCGCGCCGCCGCCGGTCGTCGACCTCGACGCCGACTCGATCTGCGGCGGCGTCCGTCTCTCCTGGTCCGATGTGGATTGGGAGGCGGGCTACGTCGTGGTGCGCCGCCAGGACGAAGAGGGGGTCGCCCTCGACACGCTGGGCGCGGACGCGACCTTCTTCGAGGACTTCACGGCCGACACGGGCGCCGTCTACGAGTACGGGGTGGGGGTCTTCAACGGCTGCCATCCCGAGCCGGCGTTCGGCTCCTGGGCGACGGGGATCCGACCGTGGGACGGGCCCGCCCCGCCGGTGGGCGTCTCCGCGGGCGATGGAAACTGCGGCTCCATCCGCGTGGATTGGCTCCGCTCCGCCCACGCCGACGGCTACCGCGTCTTCCGGGACAACGTGATGATCGCCGTCACCGAATCGCCCCTCTTCGCGGACGGCGAGGCGTCGCCGGGAACGCACCTCTATAAAGTGAAAGCCTATAATTCTTGCGACGTCTCCGGCTTCAGCGACGCCGACGCGGGCTCGCGCCCGCCGGACGCGCCGGCGCCTCCCGAAAATCCGAACGCCACGGACAACAACTGCAAGCACATCCGTGTCTCCTGGAACGACACGGCGAACGAGGACGGCTATCGGATCTATCGGGACGGCGCGGGGATCCCGATCATCGTCCTCGGACCGAACACCACTTCCTACGAGGACAACGCCGTGGAGAGCGGGACTCACACGTATCGGATCGAGGCGTACAACTCCTGCGGCGTGGGGTCCGCCGGTCCCGTCATGGGGGAGAGGATCCTGGGCTATCCCATGGCGCCGACCGACGTCTCCGCGAGCGACGACCGGTGCGACGACATCCTCGTCACGTGGAGCTACCCGGCCGGGGAAATGATCGACAGCTTCGTCGTCTCCTTCCGCGACCCGGCGCAGACGCCGAACTGGGAGCCCGTCGGCGTCGTGTACGGGGCGCCCCTCCGATACGTCCACGCGCCCGCGCCGGGGAGCTACGAGTACCGCGTGGTCGCCTTCAACGAGTGCGGCTCTTCTCCGGAGACGGCGGGAAGCGTGGACGCGGGGGTGCGGCGGGGCGCGCCGGGCGTGCCGGCGGACTTCACCGCCCTGCCGGCGGAGGTGTGCGGCGGCCGTCCCTTCACTCTCTCCTGGCGGCCGGTCGAAGGGGCGCTCTCCTACGAACTGGAAGAGATGGAGGCGGGAACGACGAACACCACGGACACGAGCGTGACATTGACGCGCCCGGACGCCGGGACATCGGCCTTCCGCGTGCGCGCGACGGGGGCTTGCGGCGCGGGTGAATGGAGCGGCGTCCGCGAGGTGGAGATCCAGGTTCTTCCCGAGGCGCCCGCCTCTCCCTCGGCGACCGGCGACCGTTGCGGCGCGATCCGTCTCGGCTGGACATCCGTGGGGACGGGGGGCGTCTGGATCGAAACGGGCACGGGCACGGTCTTTTTGGACGGACCGGAGACGTGGACCGACTCCCTTCCCGAGGGAGGCGCTCGGAGCTATCCGATCGGCGGTTGGAACGCCTGCGACACGCTCGCCGCGTCGGACACGGTGAGCGGATACGCCTTCCCCCTCGCCCTGGATGCGCCCGACAACGTGACGGCGAGCGACGGACTGTGCGATTCGGTGGAGGTGAAGTGGGATTGGAACGGCGACGCGGTGGCGGTGGATTCCTTCCGCGTCGTTCGTTACGACGGGCCGTTGACATCCGTCATCGCCGTGACCGATCCTTCGTCCCCCTTCCGCGCGGTGGATCGAAACGCGGCGGCCGGCAGGCGTTACGTTTATCGCGTGCGGGCGCTGGGCCGCTGCGCCCAAGCGGTCGGCGCGCCGGACACGGGCTGGGCCGAGACGCGGCCCGGCTCTCCGACCTGGGATAACCCGCAATCCGCCGCCTGCGCCGGTGTCCCCTACCTGCTCCGTTGGACCGAGGTGGAGGGGGCGGAGGAGTACCTGCTTCGGGAGGCGGGCTCTCTCGTCGCCGTCGTCGACACGATCGCTTTCCCGCTCTTGCCGAACGGCCTCGGGACCTTCGTTTATGAAGTGATTGCGCGAAGCGGCTGCGGTGAGGGCGAACCTTCCGATCCTTGGGTCCTCCTCGTCGGCGAGGCGCCCTCGCCCCCGTCCGGCGTGATCCTCGACTCCTCTTTCTGCGATTCCGTGGTGATCGAATGGGAGGCGCAGGAGGACAGCGTGCGCATCTATCGCTCCGACCGGGTCGCTCCGGTGTGGAGCGGACCGGGCGACGGGCGTTTCGTCGACTCGCCGGGGCGGGCGGTGACCTACCAGCTTCACGGCTTCAACGGCTGCGGCGAGTCGGAAGGGACCGCCGTGGCGCTTCTCCGGCCCCGGATCCGGCCCGCGTCGCCCGCGTCGGTCACCGCCTCGAACGGTTTCTGCGACAGCGTGGTCGTGACCTGGAGCTTCCCCTCCTCCGACGCCACGATTCGCCGGATCGAGGTGCGCCGGGCTCGAAACGACACGACCATCGTGGTCGCCGATTCCCTGCCGCCGGCGTCGCGGCGTTTCGTCGATCGGGGAGGCGAGGGAACATATACATATGAAGTGTGTGCCGTCAACGTCTGCGGCGTTTCGCTGCCGGAGGAGACCTCGAGGGACGACGGGGGATTCCTGCCCACCGCGCCGCGCGGGCGGTTCACCTCGGATTCCGACGCCGCATCCTGCGTGGGGGACAGCTTCTATCTTTTCTGGGAACCCTGGGAGGGAGCGCTCGATTACCGGCTCTCGGAAACGGTGGGGTCGCAGGAGTTCCCGCTGGCGACTCTCGGCGCGGGCACGACCGAGTGGGGCGGGCTCGCCGCCGCGGAAGGGGAGCGCGCCTTCCGGATCCGGGCGCGCGGCGCCTGCGGATTCGGTGAGAAGAGCGACCCATGGATCGTCTTCGTCGCCGGAAGCCCGGATCCGCCGGTGGGCCTCACGGCGTCGCAGGGCCTATGCGGGCGGGTGCGCCTCGCCTGGCGCGCGGGCGGGTCGGCAACGGAGAGGGTGGCGGTCTACCGGGACGGCGGGCGGATCGCCGAGGTAGAGCCGCCGGACACGTTTTTCGTCGATTCGACGGTGACCGACGGCGTGACCTACGCATATGAGGCGGCCATGGAGAACCATTGCGGCGCCTCGGAACGGAGCGGTCCCGTCGCCGGCGCTTCCCTGCCCGGTCTCGCTCCGCCGGTGCAGGAAGCGCCCGAGGAGGACGCGGCGGATCTACCGGTGCCGGTCACGCTCCGGTGGTCGGCGGTGGAAGGAGCGGCGGGATACACGGTGCGGGTGGAGCCCGCGGCGGGCGGCGCCGCGACCACGGACACGACCCTCGGCGCCGGCGAGACGGCGTTCCTCCTTTTCGGCGTGGAGCCGGGAGGCTCCTATCGCTGGCGGGCGGCCACGCGGAGCGGCTGCGGGGTCGGCGTTCCCTCGGCTTGGCGCGCCTTCTCCGTCGGCGGCGCCGCGCCGGCGGCGCTCGCGACGCGGCCCCTCGACGGCGAGATCGAGACGCCGGCGGACGTGGTGATCCGCGTGCAATTCAACTTCCCCATCGATCCGGAGGGCCTCGCGTCGGTCCGCCTTCTCCGGGGGGACACGGAAACGGCGGGAGAGGCCCGCCTCGAGGAGAACGGCGCCGTGCTTTTCTTCGAGCCGGCGTCCCCTCTCGCTTTCGGCGCGGACTATCTCTTTCTCTTCGACGGGCTGCGGGACGCGTACGGCCGCCCGATTGAAGGGAGGCGGTCCATCGCCTTCACGACCCAGCCGGCGCTTCGCCCCTTCGGCGACCTGAACGGCGATTACCGGCGCGACCTTCGCGATGTGCTCCTCGCCGATTCGATCCTGATCGGGCTCCGCGGCGTCGCGCCTCTGCCGATCGACCTCGTCGACCTGAACGGCGACTATCGTTTCAACGTGGCGGACATGGTGATGCTCGGCCACGCTCTCGTCGAGCAAGGTCCGAGCGCGCCCGCGGCGGAGACCGCTCTCCTGCCGGCGCGGATCGGAGTCGCCGCCGAGCCGGGCGATCTTCCCGGCCGGTTCCGCCTGATCCTCGACATACCGGTCGGGAGCGGGGCGGCGGCGTGCTATCTCGAGGTGAGGAGCGCGGGCGGTTCGGGACGCCTCATCTCCGCCGACGCGGCGGACGACGGTTCGGTCCGGGCGTGGCGGGCGGTTGCCGGCGGTTTTATCCGAGCGCTCTTCACCGTCGAAGGGGGCGGCCTTCTCCCGGCGGCGGGGCCGGGCGAGGCGCGGATCATTCTGGAATGGGAAGGGGCCGAGCCGCCGGAGCGACTGCGGGTGGAACGGCTCGTTCTCGGCGGCGGCGCGGAGGGCCAACGCTTCCTCGCCGCGGGGTCGCCCTCCGTCGGCCGCGCGGAGGAACTCCGCCTCGTACCGAATCGGCCCAACCCCTTCAACCCGTTTACGGAGATCCATTTCTACCTGCCCGAACCGGGCGACGTTCGCGTCGTCGTCTACGATCTCTCCGGGCGCGTGGTGGCGGTGCTCGCCGAGGGTCCGGAGCGTTCGGGCTGGCGGGTCGCGGCGTGGGACGGCCGGAACCGCGCCGGCGAGCCGGTCGCGTCGGGGACCTACTTCTGCCGGGTCGAGTGCGGCGCGAGAACCCGGGCGATCCGCATGACCCTCTTGCGCTGA
- a CDS encoding ferrous iron transport protein A, giving the protein MFLSDCKPGQTAVIVRVNGDGPVAQRLMELGLVEGARLRVLRVAPLGDPMQLEIQNYCLSLRKSEARAVEVRF; this is encoded by the coding sequence ATGTTTCTCTCCGATTGCAAACCGGGGCAGACGGCGGTGATCGTCCGCGTGAACGGGGACGGGCCGGTCGCCCAGCGGCTGATGGAGTTGGGGCTGGTGGAGGGAGCCCGCCTCCGGGTTCTACGCGTCGCCCCTCTCGGCGACCCGATGCAACTTGAGATCCAAAACTATTGCCTCTCCCTCCGCAAATCGGAAGCGCGCGCGGTGGAGGTTCGCTTTTGA
- a CDS encoding FeoB-associated Cys-rich membrane protein yields MSGIEITIVAVAIAGAVFFLLRRAWRSARGRESHSCAGCEGLSSGACPQSCGRDGLAIRDRVSSSDRGES; encoded by the coding sequence TTGTCTGGAATAGAGATAACTATCGTTGCGGTCGCCATCGCCGGGGCGGTCTTTTTTCTTCTGCGACGCGCGTGGCGGTCCGCACGGGGGCGGGAGTCCCACTCCTGCGCGGGATGTGAGGGACTTTCGAGCGGGGCGTGCCCGCAATCGTGCGGGCGGGACGGTCTCGCCATCCGTGACCGCGTATCGAGCAGCGACCGAGGAGAGAGCTGA